The following proteins are encoded in a genomic region of Neosynechococcus sphagnicola sy1:
- a CDS encoding Smr/MutS family protein, with amino-acid sequence MAMERGRLRQGIHAFLQQHPLVDHFELAAPAMGGAGVTIVHLH; translated from the coding sequence ATGGCCATGGAACGGGGTCGGCTGCGTCAAGGCATTCATGCCTTTTTACAACAGCATCCCCTAGTGGATCACTTTGAATTAGCAGCCCCAGCGATGGGCGGTGCAGGGGTGACCATCGTCCATCTGCATTAG